From Candidatus Woesearchaeota archaeon, a single genomic window includes:
- a CDS encoding nucleoside deaminase yields the protein MKDDEKFMKLAIVKAFIGIEKGQSPFGACIVKNGKAVSISNNTVKKAIDSTAHAEINAIRDACRKLKTYDLSGCTIYSTCEPCPMCFSACHWAKIGRIVYGAKISDAKSIGFNELSISNAEMKKLGSSKVKVEGNFMRRENLELFKFWKKRHEDAY from the coding sequence ATGAAAGATGATGAAAAATTCATGAAGCTTGCAATTGTGAAGGCATTTATTGGAATAGAGAAGGGGCAGAGCCCATTCGGAGCATGCATTGTCAAAAATGGGAAGGCAGTTTCAATCTCAAACAACACAGTGAAAAAAGCCATTGATTCAACAGCGCATGCAGAGATAAATGCGATAAGGGATGCCTGCAGGAAGCTTAAAACATATGACCTTTCAGGCTGCACCATATATTCAACATGCGAGCCCTGTCCCATGTGCTTTTCAGCATGCCACTGGGCAAAGATTGGAAGGATTGTTTATGGCGCAAAAATATCAGATGCAAAATCCATAGGGTTTAATGAGCTCTCAATATCAAATGCAGAAATGAAAAAGCTTGGGAGCAGCAAGGTTAAGGTGGAGGGCAACTTTATGAGAAGGGAAAATCTTGAGCTTTTCAAATTCTGGAAGAAAAGGCACGAAGACGCATATTGA
- a CDS encoding hydroxyacid dehydrogenase — MKIAFFEMEGWEREYIEKNLKGNSISFFNQPLTSDNVKKIRDFSAVAIAIRSRIDAKILDELPNVKLIATKSTGFDHIDISECRKRGITVCNVPTYGENTVAEHTFALILSLSRNIHKAYVKSMKNDFSLDNLKGFDLKGKTLGVIGAGHIGLHVIRIAKAFGMKVLAFDISRNNFLSEVLGFEYAPMEYVLKSSDIITLHVPYNKFTHHLINKDTIKKVKKGAILINTSRGAVVDTEVLIKALDDKTISGAGLDVLEGEELITEEKALLNSGSKDSSFESSALRNNRILIAKDNVVFTPHIAFYSGEALKRILETTVESIKSFSKGKIENSIQ; from the coding sequence ATGAAGATAGCATTCTTTGAAATGGAGGGCTGGGAGAGAGAGTATATAGAGAAGAACCTGAAGGGAAACTCAATCTCCTTTTTCAATCAGCCATTGACAAGCGATAATGTGAAAAAAATCAGGGATTTTTCTGCAGTTGCAATAGCAATCCGCTCAAGGATAGACGCAAAGATTCTTGATGAACTTCCGAATGTAAAGCTCATTGCGACAAAATCAACTGGCTTTGACCACATTGATATTTCAGAGTGCAGGAAGAGGGGGATAACTGTGTGCAATGTCCCTACATACGGGGAAAACACAGTTGCAGAGCACACATTTGCATTAATACTCTCGCTTTCAAGGAATATCCATAAGGCGTATGTTAAGTCAATGAAAAACGACTTCTCGCTTGACAATCTCAAGGGGTTTGACCTCAAGGGAAAAACACTTGGTGTTATCGGCGCAGGGCACATCGGGCTTCATGTTATAAGGATTGCAAAGGCATTTGGGATGAAAGTTCTTGCATTTGACATAAGCCGAAACAATTTCCTCTCAGAGGTTCTCGGGTTTGAGTATGCACCGATGGAATATGTCCTTAAAAGTTCTGACATAATAACCCTTCATGTTCCATACAACAAATTCACTCATCATCTGATAAACAAGGATACGATAAAGAAGGTTAAGAAGGGCGCGATTCTGATAAACACATCAAGGGGCGCAGTTGTTGATACAGAAGTGCTGATAAAGGCGCTTGATGACAAGACCATTTCTGGGGCAGGCTTGGATGTGCTTGAGGGCGAGGAGCTGATAACTGAGGAAAAAGCCCTCCTTAATTCAGGCAGCAAAGATTCCTCATTTGAATCCTCAGCATTAAGAAACAACAGGATTCTGATTGCAAAGGACAATGTTGTATTCACTCCGCATATTGCTTTTTACAGTGGAGAGGCGCTCAAAAGGATTCTTGAGACAACTGTTGAGAGCATAAAGTCATTTTCAAAGGGGAAAATTGAGAATTCTATTCAGTGA
- a CDS encoding ferritin-like domain-containing protein, producing the protein MNKTIENLAKAFVGESQARNRYTFYASTAKKEGFEQISEIFMITAENEREHASWFLKMIIGLKKDFNENLDLLHITTDVPTIRGTTLENLKSAVAGEHEEYTKLYPEFAKVAEEEGYPEIAARIKAIAVAESHHEERYIKLLKNVEEGTVFKRDKPVWWVCRQCGYVYYGVSPPEACPSCGHDKAFYQVKSEDF; encoded by the coding sequence ATGAATAAAACAATTGAGAACCTTGCAAAGGCATTTGTGGGTGAGAGCCAGGCAAGGAACAGATACACCTTCTATGCAAGCACAGCAAAAAAAGAGGGGTTTGAGCAGATTTCTGAGATTTTCATGATAACAGCGGAAAATGAGAGGGAGCACGCAAGCTGGTTCCTGAAGATGATTATCGGGCTGAAGAAGGACTTCAATGAGAACCTTGACCTTCTTCACATAACAACAGATGTGCCCACAATCAGGGGGACAACCCTTGAGAACCTGAAATCAGCTGTTGCAGGGGAGCATGAGGAATACACAAAACTATATCCTGAATTTGCGAAGGTTGCTGAGGAAGAGGGCTATCCCGAGATTGCAGCAAGGATAAAAGCAATCGCAGTTGCAGAGAGCCATCATGAGGAAAGATACATCAAGCTTCTCAAGAATGTTGAGGAAGGGACTGTTTTTAAGAGGGACAAACCAGTGTGGTGGGTGTGCAGGCAATGCGGTTATGTTTATTACGGGGTTTCCCCGCCAGAAGCCTGCCCTTCATGCGGGCATGACAAGGCATTCTACCAGGTTAAGAGCGAGGATTTTTAG
- a CDS encoding GNAT family N-acetyltransferase, which produces MQIRKGKISDFKELMAVLNSTPQLQDYKDERCYYSEEWVKDSIRDGLHNLVLVADDSGKIGGFLLAEFWKNKSFAEMVALYVKPEYRQRGIATLLVNEFEKVCMERKVTSISALVLVTNKRMQNFMKKKEYKKGNIFYFYGKQIR; this is translated from the coding sequence TTGCAAATAAGAAAAGGAAAAATATCTGATTTCAAAGAATTAATGGCAGTATTAAACTCAACTCCGCAGCTTCAGGATTACAAAGACGAACGCTGTTACTACAGCGAAGAATGGGTAAAGGACTCAATCCGCGACGGGCTCCACAATCTTGTCCTTGTTGCTGATGACAGCGGAAAAATCGGGGGATTTCTCCTTGCCGAATTCTGGAAGAACAAGAGCTTTGCCGAAATGGTTGCCCTCTATGTGAAGCCGGAATACAGGCAGAGAGGGATTGCAACTCTTCTCGTGAATGAGTTTGAGAAAGTTTGCATGGAAAGAAAGGTAACCAGCATTTCTGCCCTTGTCCTTGTGACAAACAAGAGAATGCAGAACTTCATGAAGAAGAAAGAATACAAGAAAGGGAATATTTTCTACTTCTATGGAAAGCAGATAAGATAA
- a CDS encoding proteasome subunit beta, with amino-acid sequence MENEIIKTGTTTLGLVCKDGLVLAADKRATAGYLIASKKTEKIHQIGDNMAVTMAGTASDAQLLVKISRAEIKLKSIRTGLEVSVKEAANLVSRLVYDNIRKYSTIPGVSHFILAGKDSDGFFLYDLFPDGTIELCDEYISSGSGSVMVFGVLETLYKKGMSVDEGVKLAVKCLNAALQRDAASGSGFDVVTITGEGIKKVIDKEISSGIPA; translated from the coding sequence ATGGAAAATGAAATCATAAAAACTGGCACTACAACTTTAGGGCTTGTGTGCAAGGACGGGTTAGTCCTTGCTGCAGACAAGAGGGCAACAGCAGGATACCTTATAGCAAGCAAGAAGACAGAAAAGATCCATCAGATTGGGGACAATATGGCTGTCACAATGGCAGGAACTGCCTCAGACGCCCAGCTTCTTGTGAAAATATCAAGGGCTGAAATCAAGCTCAAGTCGATAAGGACCGGGCTTGAGGTAAGCGTAAAAGAGGCTGCAAACCTTGTTTCCCGGCTTGTATATGACAACATAAGAAAATACTCAACAATACCTGGAGTGTCGCATTTCATCCTTGCAGGAAAGGACTCAGACGGGTTTTTCCTTTATGACCTTTTCCCAGACGGAACTATAGAGCTGTGCGACGAATACATTTCATCTGGCTCTGGAAGCGTAATGGTTTTCGGAGTGCTTGAGACGCTCTACAAGAAGGGAATGAGCGTTGATGAGGGAGTCAAGCTTGCTGTCAAGTGCCTAAACGCAGCGCTCCAGAGGGATGCTGCATCAGGAAGCGGATTTGATGTTGTGACAATCACAGGCGAAGGGATAAAAAAAGTGATTGATAAGGAAATCAGCTCAGGAATACCGGCATAA